In the genome of Anas platyrhynchos isolate ZD024472 breed Pekin duck chromosome 23, IASCAAS_PekinDuck_T2T, whole genome shotgun sequence, one region contains:
- the RHOBTB2 gene encoding rho-related BTB domain-containing protein 2 isoform X1, giving the protein MATQGKGSPAGKMSAVARSLSQLMDSDMDYERPNVETIKCVVVGDNAVGKTRLICARACNATLTQYQLLATHVPTVWAIDQYRVCQEVLERSRDVVDDVSVSLRLWDTFGDHHKDRRFAYGRSDVVVLCFSIANPNSLHHVKTMWYPEIKHFCPRAPVILVGCQLDLRYADLEAVNRARRPLARPIKPNEILPPEKGREVAKELGIPYYETSVVAQFGIKDVFDNAIRAALISRRHLQFWKSHLRNVQRPLLQAPFLPPKPPPPIIVVPDPPSNNEERPAHLLEDPLCADVILVLQEKIKIYAHKIYLSTSSSKFYDLFLMDLSEEDQQSAAGHGFGVAVTAAAERMLHQEERHHGRDFLLRAASFDICESAEEAGSSQRKPCLRASTSDGILRGKRYETGERGLKRGRDLSSWSRAFISIQEEMAEDPLTYKSKLMVVVKMDASIQPGPFRAVLKYLYTGELDEKERDLMHIAHIAELLEVFDLRMMVANILNNEAFMNQEITKAFHVRRTNRVKECLAKGTFSDVTFVLDDGAISAHKPLLISSCDWMAAMFGGPFVESSTNEVALPYTSKSCMRAVLEYLYTGQFSSSPDLDDMKLIILANRLCLPHLVALTEQYTVTGLMEAAQMMVDIDGDVLVFLELAQFHCAYQLADWCLHHICTNYNNVCRKFPRDMKAMSGENQEYFEKHRWPPVWYLKEEDHYQRARKEREKEDYLHLKRQPKRRWLFWNASSSPSSSPSSSAATASSSSSSSSSSAVV; this is encoded by the exons ATGGCCACCCAAGGGAAAGGCAGCCCCGCCGGGAAGATGAGCGCCGTGGCTCGCAGCCT GTCCCAATTAATGGATTCTGACATGGATTATGAGAGGCCAAACGTAGAAACTATCAAGTGCGTCGTGGTCGGGGACAACGCCGTGGGCAAGACCCGGCTCATCTGTGCCCGCGCCTGCAACGCCACGCTCACCCAGTACCAGCTCCTCGCCACCCACGTGCCCACGGTGTGGGCCATCGACCAGTACCGCGTGTGCCAGGAG GTGCTGGAGCGCTCGCGGGATGTGGTAGATGATGTTAGCGTGTCCTTGCGGCTCTGGGACACCTTCGGTGACCACCACAAGGACAGGCGCTTCGCCTATGGCAG gTCCGACGTGGTGGTTTTGTGCTTCTCCATCGCCAACCCCAACTCCCTGCACCACGTGAAGACCATGTGGTACCCGGAGATCAAGCACTTCTGCCCCCGCGCCCCCGTCATCCTGGTGGGCTGCCAGCTCGACCTGCGCTACGCCGACCTGGAGGCCGTCAACCGGGCACGGCGCCCCTTGGCCAG ACCCATCAAACCCAACGAGATCCTTCCTCcggagaaggggagggaggtggcCAAGGAGCTGGGGATCCCCTACTACGAGACGAGTGTGGTGGCGCAGTTTGGCATCAAGGACGTCTTCGACAACGCCATCCGTGCCGCCCTCATCTCCCGCCGCCACCTGCAGTTCTGGAAGTCCCACCTCCGCAACGTCCAGCGCCCACTGCTCCAAGCCCCCTTCttgccccccaaaccccctccgcCCATCATCGTGGTGCCGGACCCCCCGTCCAACAACGAGGAGCGCCCGGCTCACCTCCTGGAGGACCCCCTGTGCGCGGACGTCATCCTGGTGCTGCAAGAGAAGATCAAAATCTACGCACACAAGATctacctctccacctcctcctccaagtTCTATGACCTGTTCCTCATGGACCTGAGCGAGGAGGACCAGCAGAGCGCCGCGGGGCACGGCTTCGGGGTGGCCGTCACCGCGGCGGCCGAGCGGATGCTGCACCAAGAGGAGAGGCACCACGGGCGAGATTTCCTCCTCCGGGCCgccagctttgatatctgcgaGAGCGCCGAGGAGGCTGGGTCCAGCCAGCGCAAACCGTGCCTTAGAGCCTCCACCAGTGACGGGATCCTGCGGGGGAAACGCTACGAGACCGGGGAGCGCGGGTTGAAGCGGGGCCGGGACCTCTCCTCGTGGAGCCGGGCCTTCATCAGCATCCAGGAGGAGATGGCGGAGGATCCGCTGACCTACAAATCCAAGctgatggtggtggtgaagaTGGACGCTTCCATCCAACCGGGACCTTTCCGGGCCGTGCTGAAGTACCTGTACACCGGGGAGCTGGACGAGAAGGAGCGCGACCTGATGCACATCGCGCACATCGCCGAGCTCCTCGAGGTGTTCGACCTCCGCATGATGGTGGCCAACATCCTCAACAACGAGGCGTTCATGAACCAGGAGATCACCAAAGCCTTCCACGTCCGGAGGACCAACCGGGTGAAGGAATGCCTGGCCAAGGGGACTTTTTCGG ATGTCACCTTCGTGCTGGATGACGGTGCTATCAGTGCCCACAAGCCCCTGCTCATCTCCAGCTGCGACTGGATGGCCGCGATGTTCGGCGGCCCCTTCGTGGAGAGCTCCACCAACGAG GTGGCGCTTCCTTACACCAGCAAGAGCTGCATGCGGGCCGTGCTGGAGTACCTCTACACCGGGCAATTCAGCTCCAGCCCCGACCTCGACGACATGAAGCTCATCATCCTGGCCAACCGCCTCTGCCTGCCCCACCTGGTGGCTCTCACCG AGCAGTACACCGTCACCGGCCTGATGGAGGCGGCGCAGATGATGGTGGACATCGATGGAGACGTGCTGGTGTTCCTGGAGCTGGCACAG TTCCACTGCGCCTACCAGCTCGCCGACTGGTGCCTGCACCACATCTGCACCAACTACAACAACGTCTGCCGCAAATTCCCCCGCGACATGAAGGCCATGTCGGGAG agAACCAGGAGTACTTCGAGAAGCACCGCTGGCCGCCGGTGTGGTACCTGAAGGAGGAGGATCACTACCAGCGGGCGAGGAAGGAGCGGGAGAAGGAAGACTACCTCCACCTCAAACGGCAGCCCAAGAGGCGGTGGCTCTTCTGGAacgcctcctcctccccttcctcctctccttcgtCGTCggcagccacagcctcctcttcttcctcctcctcctcctcctcggctgTGGTTTGA
- the RHOBTB2 gene encoding rho-related BTB domain-containing protein 2 isoform X2, with product MEREIPAVLRVGSQLMDSDMDYERPNVETIKCVVVGDNAVGKTRLICARACNATLTQYQLLATHVPTVWAIDQYRVCQEVLERSRDVVDDVSVSLRLWDTFGDHHKDRRFAYGRSDVVVLCFSIANPNSLHHVKTMWYPEIKHFCPRAPVILVGCQLDLRYADLEAVNRARRPLARPIKPNEILPPEKGREVAKELGIPYYETSVVAQFGIKDVFDNAIRAALISRRHLQFWKSHLRNVQRPLLQAPFLPPKPPPPIIVVPDPPSNNEERPAHLLEDPLCADVILVLQEKIKIYAHKIYLSTSSSKFYDLFLMDLSEEDQQSAAGHGFGVAVTAAAERMLHQEERHHGRDFLLRAASFDICESAEEAGSSQRKPCLRASTSDGILRGKRYETGERGLKRGRDLSSWSRAFISIQEEMAEDPLTYKSKLMVVVKMDASIQPGPFRAVLKYLYTGELDEKERDLMHIAHIAELLEVFDLRMMVANILNNEAFMNQEITKAFHVRRTNRVKECLAKGTFSDVTFVLDDGAISAHKPLLISSCDWMAAMFGGPFVESSTNEVALPYTSKSCMRAVLEYLYTGQFSSSPDLDDMKLIILANRLCLPHLVALTEQYTVTGLMEAAQMMVDIDGDVLVFLELAQFHCAYQLADWCLHHICTNYNNVCRKFPRDMKAMSGENQEYFEKHRWPPVWYLKEEDHYQRARKEREKEDYLHLKRQPKRRWLFWNASSSPSSSPSSSAATASSSSSSSSSSAVV from the exons ATGGAGAGGGAGATCCCCGCCGTGCTGCGAGTTGG GTCCCAATTAATGGATTCTGACATGGATTATGAGAGGCCAAACGTAGAAACTATCAAGTGCGTCGTGGTCGGGGACAACGCCGTGGGCAAGACCCGGCTCATCTGTGCCCGCGCCTGCAACGCCACGCTCACCCAGTACCAGCTCCTCGCCACCCACGTGCCCACGGTGTGGGCCATCGACCAGTACCGCGTGTGCCAGGAG GTGCTGGAGCGCTCGCGGGATGTGGTAGATGATGTTAGCGTGTCCTTGCGGCTCTGGGACACCTTCGGTGACCACCACAAGGACAGGCGCTTCGCCTATGGCAG gTCCGACGTGGTGGTTTTGTGCTTCTCCATCGCCAACCCCAACTCCCTGCACCACGTGAAGACCATGTGGTACCCGGAGATCAAGCACTTCTGCCCCCGCGCCCCCGTCATCCTGGTGGGCTGCCAGCTCGACCTGCGCTACGCCGACCTGGAGGCCGTCAACCGGGCACGGCGCCCCTTGGCCAG ACCCATCAAACCCAACGAGATCCTTCCTCcggagaaggggagggaggtggcCAAGGAGCTGGGGATCCCCTACTACGAGACGAGTGTGGTGGCGCAGTTTGGCATCAAGGACGTCTTCGACAACGCCATCCGTGCCGCCCTCATCTCCCGCCGCCACCTGCAGTTCTGGAAGTCCCACCTCCGCAACGTCCAGCGCCCACTGCTCCAAGCCCCCTTCttgccccccaaaccccctccgcCCATCATCGTGGTGCCGGACCCCCCGTCCAACAACGAGGAGCGCCCGGCTCACCTCCTGGAGGACCCCCTGTGCGCGGACGTCATCCTGGTGCTGCAAGAGAAGATCAAAATCTACGCACACAAGATctacctctccacctcctcctccaagtTCTATGACCTGTTCCTCATGGACCTGAGCGAGGAGGACCAGCAGAGCGCCGCGGGGCACGGCTTCGGGGTGGCCGTCACCGCGGCGGCCGAGCGGATGCTGCACCAAGAGGAGAGGCACCACGGGCGAGATTTCCTCCTCCGGGCCgccagctttgatatctgcgaGAGCGCCGAGGAGGCTGGGTCCAGCCAGCGCAAACCGTGCCTTAGAGCCTCCACCAGTGACGGGATCCTGCGGGGGAAACGCTACGAGACCGGGGAGCGCGGGTTGAAGCGGGGCCGGGACCTCTCCTCGTGGAGCCGGGCCTTCATCAGCATCCAGGAGGAGATGGCGGAGGATCCGCTGACCTACAAATCCAAGctgatggtggtggtgaagaTGGACGCTTCCATCCAACCGGGACCTTTCCGGGCCGTGCTGAAGTACCTGTACACCGGGGAGCTGGACGAGAAGGAGCGCGACCTGATGCACATCGCGCACATCGCCGAGCTCCTCGAGGTGTTCGACCTCCGCATGATGGTGGCCAACATCCTCAACAACGAGGCGTTCATGAACCAGGAGATCACCAAAGCCTTCCACGTCCGGAGGACCAACCGGGTGAAGGAATGCCTGGCCAAGGGGACTTTTTCGG ATGTCACCTTCGTGCTGGATGACGGTGCTATCAGTGCCCACAAGCCCCTGCTCATCTCCAGCTGCGACTGGATGGCCGCGATGTTCGGCGGCCCCTTCGTGGAGAGCTCCACCAACGAG GTGGCGCTTCCTTACACCAGCAAGAGCTGCATGCGGGCCGTGCTGGAGTACCTCTACACCGGGCAATTCAGCTCCAGCCCCGACCTCGACGACATGAAGCTCATCATCCTGGCCAACCGCCTCTGCCTGCCCCACCTGGTGGCTCTCACCG AGCAGTACACCGTCACCGGCCTGATGGAGGCGGCGCAGATGATGGTGGACATCGATGGAGACGTGCTGGTGTTCCTGGAGCTGGCACAG TTCCACTGCGCCTACCAGCTCGCCGACTGGTGCCTGCACCACATCTGCACCAACTACAACAACGTCTGCCGCAAATTCCCCCGCGACATGAAGGCCATGTCGGGAG agAACCAGGAGTACTTCGAGAAGCACCGCTGGCCGCCGGTGTGGTACCTGAAGGAGGAGGATCACTACCAGCGGGCGAGGAAGGAGCGGGAGAAGGAAGACTACCTCCACCTCAAACGGCAGCCCAAGAGGCGGTGGCTCTTCTGGAacgcctcctcctccccttcctcctctccttcgtCGTCggcagccacagcctcctcttcttcctcctcctcctcctcctcggctgTGGTTTGA
- the RHOBTB2 gene encoding rho-related BTB domain-containing protein 2 isoform X3: MDSDMDYERPNVETIKCVVVGDNAVGKTRLICARACNATLTQYQLLATHVPTVWAIDQYRVCQEVLERSRDVVDDVSVSLRLWDTFGDHHKDRRFAYGRSDVVVLCFSIANPNSLHHVKTMWYPEIKHFCPRAPVILVGCQLDLRYADLEAVNRARRPLARPIKPNEILPPEKGREVAKELGIPYYETSVVAQFGIKDVFDNAIRAALISRRHLQFWKSHLRNVQRPLLQAPFLPPKPPPPIIVVPDPPSNNEERPAHLLEDPLCADVILVLQEKIKIYAHKIYLSTSSSKFYDLFLMDLSEEDQQSAAGHGFGVAVTAAAERMLHQEERHHGRDFLLRAASFDICESAEEAGSSQRKPCLRASTSDGILRGKRYETGERGLKRGRDLSSWSRAFISIQEEMAEDPLTYKSKLMVVVKMDASIQPGPFRAVLKYLYTGELDEKERDLMHIAHIAELLEVFDLRMMVANILNNEAFMNQEITKAFHVRRTNRVKECLAKGTFSDVTFVLDDGAISAHKPLLISSCDWMAAMFGGPFVESSTNEVALPYTSKSCMRAVLEYLYTGQFSSSPDLDDMKLIILANRLCLPHLVALTEQYTVTGLMEAAQMMVDIDGDVLVFLELAQFHCAYQLADWCLHHICTNYNNVCRKFPRDMKAMSGENQEYFEKHRWPPVWYLKEEDHYQRARKEREKEDYLHLKRQPKRRWLFWNASSSPSSSPSSSAATASSSSSSSSSSAVV, encoded by the exons ATGGATTCTGACATGGATTATGAGAGGCCAAACGTAGAAACTATCAAGTGCGTCGTGGTCGGGGACAACGCCGTGGGCAAGACCCGGCTCATCTGTGCCCGCGCCTGCAACGCCACGCTCACCCAGTACCAGCTCCTCGCCACCCACGTGCCCACGGTGTGGGCCATCGACCAGTACCGCGTGTGCCAGGAG GTGCTGGAGCGCTCGCGGGATGTGGTAGATGATGTTAGCGTGTCCTTGCGGCTCTGGGACACCTTCGGTGACCACCACAAGGACAGGCGCTTCGCCTATGGCAG gTCCGACGTGGTGGTTTTGTGCTTCTCCATCGCCAACCCCAACTCCCTGCACCACGTGAAGACCATGTGGTACCCGGAGATCAAGCACTTCTGCCCCCGCGCCCCCGTCATCCTGGTGGGCTGCCAGCTCGACCTGCGCTACGCCGACCTGGAGGCCGTCAACCGGGCACGGCGCCCCTTGGCCAG ACCCATCAAACCCAACGAGATCCTTCCTCcggagaaggggagggaggtggcCAAGGAGCTGGGGATCCCCTACTACGAGACGAGTGTGGTGGCGCAGTTTGGCATCAAGGACGTCTTCGACAACGCCATCCGTGCCGCCCTCATCTCCCGCCGCCACCTGCAGTTCTGGAAGTCCCACCTCCGCAACGTCCAGCGCCCACTGCTCCAAGCCCCCTTCttgccccccaaaccccctccgcCCATCATCGTGGTGCCGGACCCCCCGTCCAACAACGAGGAGCGCCCGGCTCACCTCCTGGAGGACCCCCTGTGCGCGGACGTCATCCTGGTGCTGCAAGAGAAGATCAAAATCTACGCACACAAGATctacctctccacctcctcctccaagtTCTATGACCTGTTCCTCATGGACCTGAGCGAGGAGGACCAGCAGAGCGCCGCGGGGCACGGCTTCGGGGTGGCCGTCACCGCGGCGGCCGAGCGGATGCTGCACCAAGAGGAGAGGCACCACGGGCGAGATTTCCTCCTCCGGGCCgccagctttgatatctgcgaGAGCGCCGAGGAGGCTGGGTCCAGCCAGCGCAAACCGTGCCTTAGAGCCTCCACCAGTGACGGGATCCTGCGGGGGAAACGCTACGAGACCGGGGAGCGCGGGTTGAAGCGGGGCCGGGACCTCTCCTCGTGGAGCCGGGCCTTCATCAGCATCCAGGAGGAGATGGCGGAGGATCCGCTGACCTACAAATCCAAGctgatggtggtggtgaagaTGGACGCTTCCATCCAACCGGGACCTTTCCGGGCCGTGCTGAAGTACCTGTACACCGGGGAGCTGGACGAGAAGGAGCGCGACCTGATGCACATCGCGCACATCGCCGAGCTCCTCGAGGTGTTCGACCTCCGCATGATGGTGGCCAACATCCTCAACAACGAGGCGTTCATGAACCAGGAGATCACCAAAGCCTTCCACGTCCGGAGGACCAACCGGGTGAAGGAATGCCTGGCCAAGGGGACTTTTTCGG ATGTCACCTTCGTGCTGGATGACGGTGCTATCAGTGCCCACAAGCCCCTGCTCATCTCCAGCTGCGACTGGATGGCCGCGATGTTCGGCGGCCCCTTCGTGGAGAGCTCCACCAACGAG GTGGCGCTTCCTTACACCAGCAAGAGCTGCATGCGGGCCGTGCTGGAGTACCTCTACACCGGGCAATTCAGCTCCAGCCCCGACCTCGACGACATGAAGCTCATCATCCTGGCCAACCGCCTCTGCCTGCCCCACCTGGTGGCTCTCACCG AGCAGTACACCGTCACCGGCCTGATGGAGGCGGCGCAGATGATGGTGGACATCGATGGAGACGTGCTGGTGTTCCTGGAGCTGGCACAG TTCCACTGCGCCTACCAGCTCGCCGACTGGTGCCTGCACCACATCTGCACCAACTACAACAACGTCTGCCGCAAATTCCCCCGCGACATGAAGGCCATGTCGGGAG agAACCAGGAGTACTTCGAGAAGCACCGCTGGCCGCCGGTGTGGTACCTGAAGGAGGAGGATCACTACCAGCGGGCGAGGAAGGAGCGGGAGAAGGAAGACTACCTCCACCTCAAACGGCAGCCCAAGAGGCGGTGGCTCTTCTGGAacgcctcctcctccccttcctcctctccttcgtCGTCggcagccacagcctcctcttcttcctcctcctcctcctcctcggctgTGGTTTGA
- the LOC119713491 gene encoding tumor necrosis factor receptor superfamily member 10B isoform X2 translates to MVGEAARRSFPNRSAPRRMRPALRPPCHRGCLPLLLAEAVLSVAASVEVRWDRDLTRKGEDFYQVQDSDLYCRMCPAGTYVAEHCKEQNGSSTCLPCDEDGYIEYPNRFDKCLRCWTCREDQVELSPCSATRNTQCACRNGTFCSPDHPCEMCQKCRTRCPSGQVKIAPCTPHSDLQCGPPTGSISGSSTITIIIILVIVALVVGLLLVLLWKRCCRHPAAGDSRDLGRKSGQVHYLVLQLTRMLAGRAGDADNIRNEHLSQDQERGLLPAVGAPDAPGLEEVAARTSDPAVKPQKILVPVPGEDPVILLRRSFHVFARDVPFKDWKRYGRALDLLENDLALAEMNDKYSQEPFFQMLNTWQNRQGMSASVNTLLEALHRIDLGGIAEDISCKLVQQGSFQYQVS, encoded by the exons gAGGCTGTTTTGTCAGTGGCTGCCTCAGTGGAGGTTAGGTGGGACAGGGACCTAACCAGGAAAGGGGAAGACTTCTACCAGGTCCAGGACAGCGATTTGTATTGCAGGATGTGCCCCGCAG GCACCTACGTGGCGGAGCACTGTAAGGAGCAAAACGGCTCCAGCACGTGCTTGCCGTGTGATGAAGACGGGTACATCGAATACCCCAATCGCTTCGACAAGTGCCTGCGCTGCTGGACGTGCAGGGAAG ACCAGGTGGAGCTGAGTCCCTGCAGTGCCACCAGGAACACGCAGTGCGCCTGCAGGAACGGCACCTTCTGCTCCCCGGACCACCCCTGCGAGATGTGCCAGAAGTGCCGCACCCG gtgccCCAGTGGGCAAGTGAAGATAGCTCCGTGCACACCACACAGCGACCTCCAGTGCGGCCCCCCCACGGGCTCCATCTCCGGCTCCTCCA CgatcaccatcatcatcatcctcgTCATCGTGGCACTGGTTGTGGGTCTGCTGCTGGTCTTGCTGTGGAAGCGCTGCTGCAGGCACCCCGCTGCAG gGGACAGCAGAGACCTGGGCAGAAAGTCAGGCCAAGTG CACTACCTGGTGCTGCAGCTGACCCGGATGCTtgcggggagggctggggacgCGGACAACATCCGCAACGAGCACCTCTCCCAGGACCAGGAgcgggggctgctccctgccgtGGGGGCTCCCGACGCCCCAGGGCTGGAG GAGGTGGCAGCAAGGACCTCGGATCCCGCTGTGAAACCCCAAAAGATTCTGGTTCCAGTGCCAGGAGAAGACCCCGTTATCC TTCTGCGCCGCTCTTTCCACGTCTTCGCCCGCGACGTGCCCTTCAAGGACTGGAAGAGGTACGGCCGAGCCCTCGACCTGCTGGAAAACGACCTGGCTTTGGCGGAGATGAACGACAAATACTCGCAGGAGCCCTTCTTCCAGATGCTCAACACCTGGCAGAACAGGCAGGGGATGAGCGCCTCCGTCAACACGCTGCTGGAGGCCCTGCACCGCATCGACCTGGGGGGCATAGCAGAGGACATCTCCTGCAAGCTGGTGCAGCAGGGCTCCTTCCAGTACCAAGTGAGCTGA
- the LOC119713491 gene encoding tumor necrosis factor receptor superfamily member 10B isoform X1, with product MVGEAARRSFPNRSAPRRMRPALRPPCHRGCLPLLLAEAVLSVAASVEVRWDRDLTRKGEDFYQVQDSDLYCRMCPAGTYVAEHCKEQNGSSTCLPCDEDGYIEYPNRFDKCLRCWTCREDQVELSPCSATRNTQCACRNGTFCSPDHPCEMCQKCRTRCPSGQVKIAPCTPHSDLQCGPPTGSISGSSTITIIIILVIVALVVGLLLVLLWKRCCRHPAAGDSRDLGRKSGQVVHYLVLQLTRMLAGRAGDADNIRNEHLSQDQERGLLPAVGAPDAPGLEEVAARTSDPAVKPQKILVPVPGEDPVILLRRSFHVFARDVPFKDWKRYGRALDLLENDLALAEMNDKYSQEPFFQMLNTWQNRQGMSASVNTLLEALHRIDLGGIAEDISCKLVQQGSFQYQVS from the exons gAGGCTGTTTTGTCAGTGGCTGCCTCAGTGGAGGTTAGGTGGGACAGGGACCTAACCAGGAAAGGGGAAGACTTCTACCAGGTCCAGGACAGCGATTTGTATTGCAGGATGTGCCCCGCAG GCACCTACGTGGCGGAGCACTGTAAGGAGCAAAACGGCTCCAGCACGTGCTTGCCGTGTGATGAAGACGGGTACATCGAATACCCCAATCGCTTCGACAAGTGCCTGCGCTGCTGGACGTGCAGGGAAG ACCAGGTGGAGCTGAGTCCCTGCAGTGCCACCAGGAACACGCAGTGCGCCTGCAGGAACGGCACCTTCTGCTCCCCGGACCACCCCTGCGAGATGTGCCAGAAGTGCCGCACCCG gtgccCCAGTGGGCAAGTGAAGATAGCTCCGTGCACACCACACAGCGACCTCCAGTGCGGCCCCCCCACGGGCTCCATCTCCGGCTCCTCCA CgatcaccatcatcatcatcctcgTCATCGTGGCACTGGTTGTGGGTCTGCTGCTGGTCTTGCTGTGGAAGCGCTGCTGCAGGCACCCCGCTGCAG gGGACAGCAGAGACCTGGGCAGAAAGTCAGGCCAAGTGGTG CACTACCTGGTGCTGCAGCTGACCCGGATGCTtgcggggagggctggggacgCGGACAACATCCGCAACGAGCACCTCTCCCAGGACCAGGAgcgggggctgctccctgccgtGGGGGCTCCCGACGCCCCAGGGCTGGAG GAGGTGGCAGCAAGGACCTCGGATCCCGCTGTGAAACCCCAAAAGATTCTGGTTCCAGTGCCAGGAGAAGACCCCGTTATCC TTCTGCGCCGCTCTTTCCACGTCTTCGCCCGCGACGTGCCCTTCAAGGACTGGAAGAGGTACGGCCGAGCCCTCGACCTGCTGGAAAACGACCTGGCTTTGGCGGAGATGAACGACAAATACTCGCAGGAGCCCTTCTTCCAGATGCTCAACACCTGGCAGAACAGGCAGGGGATGAGCGCCTCCGTCAACACGCTGCTGGAGGCCCTGCACCGCATCGACCTGGGGGGCATAGCAGAGGACATCTCCTGCAAGCTGGTGCAGCAGGGCTCCTTCCAGTACCAAGTGAGCTGA
- the LOC119713491 gene encoding tumor necrosis factor receptor superfamily member 10B isoform X3: protein MVGEAARRSFPNRSAPRRMRPALRPPCHRGCLPLLLAEAVLSVAASVEVRWDRDLTRKGEDFYQVQDSDLYCRMCPAGTYVAEHCKEQNGSSTCLPCDEDGYIEYPNRFDKCLRCWTCREDQVELSPCSATRNTQCACRNGTFCSPDHPCEMCQKCRTRCPSGQVKIAPCTPHSDLQCGPPTGSISGSSTITIIIILVIVALVVGLLLVLLWKRCCRHPAAGDSRDLGRKSGQVVHYLVLQLTRMLAGRAGDADNIRNEHLSQDQERGLLPAVGAPDAPGLEVAARTSDPAVKPQKILVPVPGEDPVILLRRSFHVFARDVPFKDWKRYGRALDLLENDLALAEMNDKYSQEPFFQMLNTWQNRQGMSASVNTLLEALHRIDLGGIAEDISCKLVQQGSFQYQVS from the exons gAGGCTGTTTTGTCAGTGGCTGCCTCAGTGGAGGTTAGGTGGGACAGGGACCTAACCAGGAAAGGGGAAGACTTCTACCAGGTCCAGGACAGCGATTTGTATTGCAGGATGTGCCCCGCAG GCACCTACGTGGCGGAGCACTGTAAGGAGCAAAACGGCTCCAGCACGTGCTTGCCGTGTGATGAAGACGGGTACATCGAATACCCCAATCGCTTCGACAAGTGCCTGCGCTGCTGGACGTGCAGGGAAG ACCAGGTGGAGCTGAGTCCCTGCAGTGCCACCAGGAACACGCAGTGCGCCTGCAGGAACGGCACCTTCTGCTCCCCGGACCACCCCTGCGAGATGTGCCAGAAGTGCCGCACCCG gtgccCCAGTGGGCAAGTGAAGATAGCTCCGTGCACACCACACAGCGACCTCCAGTGCGGCCCCCCCACGGGCTCCATCTCCGGCTCCTCCA CgatcaccatcatcatcatcctcgTCATCGTGGCACTGGTTGTGGGTCTGCTGCTGGTCTTGCTGTGGAAGCGCTGCTGCAGGCACCCCGCTGCAG gGGACAGCAGAGACCTGGGCAGAAAGTCAGGCCAAGTGGTG CACTACCTGGTGCTGCAGCTGACCCGGATGCTtgcggggagggctggggacgCGGACAACATCCGCAACGAGCACCTCTCCCAGGACCAGGAgcgggggctgctccctgccgtGGGGGCTCCCGACGCCCCAGGGCTGGAG GTGGCAGCAAGGACCTCGGATCCCGCTGTGAAACCCCAAAAGATTCTGGTTCCAGTGCCAGGAGAAGACCCCGTTATCC TTCTGCGCCGCTCTTTCCACGTCTTCGCCCGCGACGTGCCCTTCAAGGACTGGAAGAGGTACGGCCGAGCCCTCGACCTGCTGGAAAACGACCTGGCTTTGGCGGAGATGAACGACAAATACTCGCAGGAGCCCTTCTTCCAGATGCTCAACACCTGGCAGAACAGGCAGGGGATGAGCGCCTCCGTCAACACGCTGCTGGAGGCCCTGCACCGCATCGACCTGGGGGGCATAGCAGAGGACATCTCCTGCAAGCTGGTGCAGCAGGGCTCCTTCCAGTACCAAGTGAGCTGA